The following are from one region of the Palaemon carinicauda isolate YSFRI2023 unplaced genomic scaffold, ASM3689809v2 scaffold555, whole genome shotgun sequence genome:
- the LOC137637146 gene encoding serine/arginine repetitive matrix protein 1-like, producing MCPEGRINGRSPVGQVTLVIKFSGRESERSDGVSVSPSPTQSRGRGKSSVGDEQGVLSQEPSVSAEPVAGPSRASEGPSSASGESALVFGGHASSDDPVWGNNAVSVSPPPSWACASGSSLGGDSRSKIQPASHDVYGWRLPKTPGRSPLRMDVDLDPWLPDMERLDSFPTLPTEVPDDFLQPSTSGIQRPKKSPTVPASSRHVMDAVSSGFSDIYSSSEEEVKVKHRRRRERSRTERSRSRSRSSYSKKQSRSPSRRKERFPLSDQPPGTAPSAPRAFGRTRVPAVPAVPTRSRAPGPVLPADEVQYLGRTAPLAPRVRRPVGVPGNPASPPQAEVSADGGEGSPTEDSAYRRVVSLIRRHHGIAEPTATGGDSWRSSLLRIMQTPSQPKSSLALPLARDLVLGQEFIDNVVASNAEAPKSQSASKLLQGLKNQGKVYLPEGRRPGPCKVATAVDILGQGVSDDRASSTPSLALTANWVLRKRDTVLAKMSRKVPDREARAIRSLPLWGESLFPVKESEALMEKVSKRKEKNVTKPAASRRPPYKRSVSDSAATPQASSSTTRREAPSSSWSSTPQPSRRGTSAPSGSFRSGYSASRRGRSGRSSRRR from the exons atgtgccccgagggtaggattaacggtaggtcgccTGTTGGCCAGGTTACGCtcgtcattaagttctctggtcgagaGAG TGAGCGTTCCGACGGAGTCTCGGTTTCGCCGTCACCTacacaaagtaggggacgaggtaagtctagcgtaggggatgaacaaggcgtcctatcccaggagcccagtgttagtgcagaGCCAGTggcaggcccctctagggctagtgaaggtcctagtagtgcgtccggagagtcggccctcgtgttcggggggcacgcttcctccgatgaccccgtgtggggtaataacgcagtttcagtgtcaccgccgccctcgtgggcttgtGCTTCCGGCTCCTCTTTAGGGGGAGATAGCCGGAGTAAAATCCAACCTGCAAGTCACGATGTctacggttggaggctcccgaagacgccgggtaggtctcccctgaggatggacgtggacctggacccctggctcccggACATGGAACGATTGGATTCGTTCCCGACCCTTCCCACGGAagtccccgatgacttcctccagccctcgacctctggcattcaacgtcCGAAGAAGTCCCCCACAGTCCCCGCTTCCAGCCGACACGTGATGGACGCAGTGTCATCTGGTTTTTCGgacatctattcctcgtcagaggaagaggtcaaggtgaaacaccgccgtcggagggagcggtccaggactgaacgttccaggtcaaggtcgcgctcTAGCTACAGCAAGAAACAatcccgctccccgagcc gtcggaaggaacggttcccgctgtcggatcagcccccgggaaccgcaccctcagcacccagagccttcgggcgAACGAGAGTCCCCGCTGTTCCAGCGGTACCTACACGGTCCCGAGCCCCTGGTCCGGTCTTACcggcagatgaggtccagtaccttggcaggacggcgcccctggcccccagGGTCAGACGTCCGGTCGGCGTGCCTGGTAACCCGGCTTCCCCGCCCCAGGCCGAGgtctcggctgacggaggagagggctccccgacggaagactccgcctataggagagtggtcaGCCTGATAAGGAGGCACCATGGAATAGCAGAACCTACAGCGACAGGTGGGGATTCCTGGAGGTCGAGTCTCCTTAGAattatgcagactccctcccagcctaagtcctccctggcactccctctggcccgagaccTAGTTCTGGGGCAAGAGTTTATTGACAATGTGGTagccagcaatgccgaggctcccaagtcccaaagtgcctctaaattactccagggcctcaagaaCCAAGGGAAGGTCTATTTGCCCGAGGGACGTCGCCCAGGACCTTGTAAAGTGGCCACGGCCGTAGACATTCTGGGCCAAGGAGTTTCTGACGACAGAGCTTCTTCGacccca tctctcgcccttacagccaactgggttctccgtaagagagacacaGTTCTCGCCAAAATGTCCCGGAAagtaccggacagggaggcgcgagcaattcgcagcctccccctgtggggagagtctcttttTCCAGTGAAAGAGTCAGAGGCCCTGATGGAAAAAGTCTCAAAGAGGAAGGAGAAAAACGTCACCAAACCGGCAGCGTcaaggagacctccatacaagaggtccgtctcggacagcgccgcgacgccccaagcctcttccagcactacgaggagagaagccccctcttcctcctggtcctcaactcctcaaccctcccgcagaggTACTTCAGCACCCTcaggctccttcaggtcgggttactccgcctctaggagaggcagatcaggccgttcctctagaagaaggtag